One region of Acaryochloris thomasi RCC1774 genomic DNA includes:
- a CDS encoding TIGR02921 family PEP-CTERM protein, whose translation MTTSVSPKSRSLFTAFFWLFNLSLLLVIFIGFLPFLAMDILNDALRGEVPFSILIPVFGLIGVPTTSTALGIQRKRQLNKISNLKPAAPLGPMPQPISLFQIFFGLEAPLLMACTIRLFFLRALTPASSFLFISLAVGTIALAHWLLHRHHRQSSWASWMHLAGLTIMLVLSLYLSVIALFYVLPLIVVMGSALYLSIFLVVLIPIFFPFIMVFSGLVMMPWGMLRLFLRSWRQTLQSLSQQHGKTLPRAWVGTVLAVWLGLLLLLQQQPQTQAFTLLEKQPQSEGERQALLQNADAIRKGLLNAYLSAYRYPLLEDKGMYRMYSNLLGAPNAVAETVQDAYRTVLTPFAYQGNALDKDKAAQLYAEFFDTPILRGEHSTIQNAVLSNFNRTEAKAGLLDIGAERVRLQQQDVSITPEGDWAEIKLHEVYANTTFENTEILYYFSLPESATITGLWLGETADLAQRYEYVVAPRGAAQQVYTDQVRRQVDPALLEQVGPRNYRLRAFPIPPAGRDLLPQDGQPDRMHLWMTYKVMKQNDQWMLPVLNEQRNIFWTQDTQRTLNGKPQQKSDAWLPASIPADVSEPASALQAKLPGGYVVAKPLAEQDYQLPQGQHFAFIVDRSYSMEAHRKELEDSFQWLKDNLLGANSADLYLTRADGTQAQKVSSLDAFDPGKTVLYGSLQTRQMLDQYQQVAEAQNYDAVILLTDSGSYELTQDGSPLPLAAPLWLVHLGGLQAAYDDATLATIQQTGGNVAADIKTVMTRIATQPSLGQGTSLLNVVDGYAWFLSSTPDSDVKTVEAVAPMAARQWIAQVSQAVKPDQLNQLDAIHQVAKENSIVTPYSSMLVLVNPEQKRQLKEAEASDRFNREVEDQQLPDPQDEIAPVSAVPEPAEWLLLLACFAVLAVWWRWKATRNEINHNLPPLNEV comes from the coding sequence ATGACAACTTCAGTGTCGCCCAAGTCTCGCTCTCTATTTACAGCTTTTTTCTGGCTGTTTAATCTATCCTTGCTACTCGTGATATTCATTGGCTTCCTCCCGTTCTTAGCCATGGATATTCTCAATGACGCCCTCAGAGGCGAAGTCCCCTTCAGCATCCTGATTCCTGTTTTTGGTCTGATTGGGGTGCCCACGACCTCCACCGCGCTCGGCATTCAACGGAAGCGCCAGCTCAACAAGATTAGCAACCTGAAGCCTGCAGCCCCTCTAGGGCCAATGCCCCAGCCGATCTCACTATTCCAAATCTTCTTTGGGCTAGAAGCGCCGCTGCTGATGGCCTGCACAATTCGCCTCTTCTTTCTCAGAGCTTTGACACCTGCGAGTTCTTTCCTGTTTATCTCGCTCGCTGTCGGGACGATTGCCTTGGCACATTGGTTATTACATCGCCATCACCGTCAATCTTCATGGGCCAGCTGGATGCATTTGGCAGGCTTAACGATCATGCTAGTGCTGTCGCTGTATCTGTCCGTGATTGCTCTCTTCTACGTTTTGCCGCTGATTGTGGTTATGGGAAGTGCGCTTTACCTTTCAATTTTCTTAGTGGTCCTGATTCCCATCTTTTTTCCCTTCATCATGGTGTTTTCTGGTCTAGTGATGATGCCCTGGGGGATGTTGCGGTTGTTTCTCAGGTCTTGGCGACAAACACTACAGTCTCTCTCTCAACAGCATGGCAAAACCCTTCCCCGCGCTTGGGTAGGAACAGTATTGGCCGTATGGCTAGGTTTACTCTTGCTGTTACAGCAGCAGCCTCAAACCCAAGCCTTTACCCTTTTAGAAAAGCAACCTCAGTCTGAAGGAGAGCGTCAAGCCCTTTTGCAAAATGCTGATGCCATTCGCAAAGGCTTACTGAATGCATATCTCAGTGCCTACCGCTACCCACTGCTGGAAGACAAAGGCATGTATCGGATGTATTCAAACTTGTTAGGAGCACCAAACGCAGTCGCCGAGACTGTTCAGGATGCCTATCGGACGGTACTGACACCTTTTGCCTATCAAGGGAATGCGCTGGATAAAGATAAGGCGGCCCAGCTCTATGCAGAATTCTTCGACACCCCAATCCTTCGCGGCGAACACAGCACAATCCAAAATGCAGTCCTCTCAAACTTTAATCGGACAGAGGCAAAGGCAGGACTCTTAGATATTGGTGCCGAGCGCGTTCGACTACAGCAGCAGGATGTTTCGATTACGCCTGAGGGAGACTGGGCTGAGATCAAACTGCACGAAGTCTATGCCAATACTACCTTTGAAAATACAGAAATTCTCTACTACTTCTCGCTACCGGAAAGCGCCACCATCACAGGACTGTGGCTAGGAGAAACAGCCGATCTCGCCCAGCGATATGAATATGTCGTGGCTCCTCGGGGTGCAGCCCAACAGGTTTACACGGACCAAGTTCGGCGGCAGGTTGATCCGGCCTTACTTGAACAGGTAGGACCACGGAATTATCGCTTGCGGGCCTTTCCCATTCCGCCTGCGGGTCGGGATTTACTCCCTCAAGATGGTCAGCCTGATCGGATGCACCTATGGATGACCTACAAGGTGATGAAGCAAAACGATCAGTGGATGTTGCCGGTCCTCAATGAACAACGCAATATCTTCTGGACCCAAGACACCCAGCGAACGCTCAATGGTAAACCTCAGCAAAAAAGTGACGCTTGGCTACCCGCCTCTATCCCTGCTGATGTGAGTGAACCCGCGTCAGCATTGCAGGCTAAGCTCCCAGGGGGATACGTTGTTGCAAAACCCCTCGCCGAGCAAGATTATCAACTTCCTCAGGGTCAGCATTTTGCCTTTATTGTGGATCGCTCTTACAGCATGGAGGCCCATCGAAAAGAGCTGGAGGATAGTTTCCAATGGCTAAAAGATAATCTGCTAGGTGCTAACTCTGCTGATCTTTATCTAACAAGGGCTGATGGAACCCAAGCTCAGAAGGTAAGCAGCCTGGACGCGTTTGACCCCGGAAAAACGGTTCTTTATGGTTCGCTTCAGACTCGCCAAATGCTAGATCAATATCAGCAGGTGGCTGAAGCTCAAAACTATGATGCCGTTATTTTACTGACCGATTCTGGTAGTTACGAGCTAACTCAAGATGGCTCACCGCTTCCACTTGCGGCACCGCTCTGGTTGGTTCACTTAGGCGGTTTACAGGCGGCCTATGACGATGCAACGTTAGCAACAATTCAGCAAACCGGCGGTAATGTGGCGGCTGACATCAAAACAGTCATGACTCGAATTGCGACCCAACCCAGCCTGGGACAGGGGACTTCTCTGCTAAACGTTGTGGATGGCTATGCTTGGTTTCTCAGTTCCACTCCTGATTCAGATGTGAAGACGGTAGAAGCGGTGGCTCCGATGGCCGCTCGTCAGTGGATTGCGCAGGTGAGTCAAGCAGTCAAACCGGACCAGCTTAACCAGTTGGATGCCATTCATCAGGTGGCGAAAGAGAACAGTATTGTGACGCCCTATTCGTCGATGCTGGTGTTGGTCAATCCTGAGCAGAAACGGCAGCTCAAAGAGGCTGAAGCCAGCGATCGCTTTAATCGTGAAGTTGAAGATCAGCAGTTGCCCGATCCGCAGGATGAGATCGCACCTGTCTCGGCAGTTCCTGAACCGGCTGAATGGCTTCTTCTGTTAGCCTGCTTTGCTGTTCTCGCCGTCTGGTGGAGATGGAAAGCGACAAGGAACGAAATAAACCATAATCTTCCGCCATTGAACGAGGTTTAA
- a CDS encoding bifunctional nicotinamide-nucleotide adenylyltransferase/Nudix hydroxylase codes for MNYKYSHCVYIGRFQPFHLGHLYTVEKALQLSEVVIVFLGSHQVAPNIKNPWSSEHRQSMISGCFDAATQNRIIFAYARDRLYSDNLWVSDIQKQVEMITDASDSVAIIGHQKDNSSYYLDLFPQWDYVPVDNYQGLNATAIRTRYFSGSDNWKQSSQLPPSVLNDLKTFQSDPEYQRLCEEWRFIQQYKESWSVAPYPPTHVTVDAVVVQSGHVLMVRRKASPGKGLVALPGGFIDQLETLENGMIRELREETGIKVPVPVLQGSIVGRQVFDNPDRSLRGRTITHAFFIQLKSGPLPRVKGSDDADKAWWMSLSSLEKDEPRFYEDHFHIIQHFISQI; via the coding sequence ATGAATTATAAATACAGCCACTGTGTCTACATTGGTAGATTTCAGCCGTTCCACTTAGGACATCTGTACACCGTCGAGAAGGCGTTGCAGTTGTCAGAGGTGGTTATTGTTTTTTTAGGGAGCCATCAGGTTGCTCCCAATATCAAAAACCCCTGGAGTTCTGAGCATCGGCAATCAATGATCTCTGGTTGCTTTGATGCTGCAACCCAGAATCGCATCATCTTTGCCTATGCCCGTGATCGCCTCTACAGTGACAACCTTTGGGTCTCCGACATTCAAAAACAGGTCGAGATGATCACCGACGCCTCCGATAGCGTCGCCATCATCGGCCATCAAAAGGACAACAGCTCCTACTACCTCGACTTGTTTCCCCAGTGGGACTATGTGCCTGTTGATAACTATCAGGGCTTAAACGCCACTGCAATTCGGACCCGATACTTCAGCGGCAGCGACAATTGGAAGCAGTCCTCACAGCTTCCCCCTTCCGTGCTCAATGATCTGAAAACCTTCCAGTCCGACCCAGAATACCAGCGCCTTTGTGAAGAATGGCGGTTCATTCAGCAGTACAAAGAATCCTGGTCAGTGGCTCCCTATCCGCCGACCCACGTCACGGTTGATGCGGTCGTGGTGCAGTCCGGCCACGTGCTCATGGTCCGTCGCAAAGCTTCTCCGGGGAAAGGTCTGGTTGCGCTGCCGGGTGGCTTTATTGATCAATTGGAAACGCTAGAAAATGGCATGATCCGGGAGTTGAGAGAAGAAACAGGTATTAAAGTTCCGGTTCCGGTTCTCCAAGGATCGATTGTGGGACGGCAGGTTTTTGATAACCCCGACCGCTCTCTGAGGGGCCGCACAATTACCCACGCCTTCTTTATTCAGCTCAAGTCTGGCCCCTTGCCCCGCGTTAAGGGCAGTGATGATGCTGATAAAGCCTGGTGGATGTCGCTATCAAGCCTTGAGAAAGATGAGCCTCGCTTTTATGAGGATCACTTTCACATCATTCAGCACTTTATTAGCCAGATTTAG
- the xrtO gene encoding exosortase O, which produces MTYDNPLARFEADPTHVLSLNRLLGVITILLWLVLFLPELMGFTHLLKILSLFNILLLAGAAAVLFIQGFRCRDQWKFSLEPTFQGLPLLVMVGVAIASLLTRNFLDLENLSAVGAIIGAYGLMGLFCDTQTWKRNIPFVGAFAILVFLFALELTDLGHLARTGIAEIVEYLLQPFSVNAITSEDILVLSTGVAFVDIPCSGFKNIEIGSLFFIAASMLERRQMGLRWFLVGVTNFALLIVANIARIFVIVTLTFVLQQRTVAEILHVPLGLCGFISVCLLTLLLLQFVPHQRPSTTKLQESRKTQSPAANIRNALITLGLLLGLALIPHPTAAAVGWDSLQWPTSMQAESVNLTRPEQMFFTQYPGVVAQKQAFKTQNISGSMIFVASPSWQAHHAPELCFLASGFKIDDMQKRTLTSQVTGRWLSLDQGQRQAAYWFQSSQRTTDHYLDRVWSEMIRKEPHWTMVSILFDQSVSADDAAVQAVLADVHDAISTAMT; this is translated from the coding sequence TGTTCTTGCCAGAGTTAATGGGATTCACGCATCTGCTCAAGATTCTTTCTCTATTCAATATATTGCTGCTAGCCGGGGCGGCTGCAGTGCTTTTTATTCAGGGATTTCGTTGCCGAGATCAATGGAAGTTTTCGCTGGAGCCGACCTTTCAAGGATTGCCTTTGTTGGTGATGGTTGGAGTTGCGATCGCATCTCTCCTGACTCGAAACTTTCTCGATCTAGAAAACCTCTCAGCAGTCGGGGCCATTATCGGAGCCTACGGACTCATGGGCCTCTTCTGCGACACCCAAACCTGGAAGCGTAACATTCCGTTCGTGGGTGCCTTCGCCATTCTGGTTTTTCTGTTCGCTCTAGAGCTTACAGACTTAGGCCATCTGGCCCGTACCGGAATTGCAGAAATCGTTGAATACTTGCTGCAGCCCTTTAGCGTCAACGCCATCACTTCTGAAGACATTTTAGTTCTCAGTACCGGTGTTGCCTTTGTTGATATCCCCTGCAGCGGATTCAAAAATATTGAGATTGGCAGCTTGTTTTTTATCGCTGCATCAATGCTAGAACGCAGGCAGATGGGCCTCCGGTGGTTTTTGGTCGGGGTAACGAATTTTGCCTTGCTGATTGTCGCTAATATCGCCCGAATCTTTGTCATTGTCACCCTCACCTTTGTCCTGCAGCAGCGCACTGTAGCAGAAATTTTGCATGTACCGCTTGGGTTATGTGGCTTCATCAGCGTTTGTCTGCTTACGCTGTTGCTGCTCCAATTTGTTCCCCATCAGCGTCCTTCAACAACAAAGCTTCAAGAGTCCAGAAAGACTCAGTCGCCCGCTGCAAATATCCGCAATGCGCTCATAACGTTGGGTTTGCTGCTGGGTCTAGCCTTGATTCCGCATCCAACTGCCGCTGCTGTCGGCTGGGACTCGCTACAGTGGCCGACCTCAATGCAGGCCGAATCTGTCAATCTGACGCGGCCGGAACAGATGTTTTTTACCCAATATCCGGGTGTTGTTGCCCAGAAGCAAGCTTTCAAAACCCAGAATATTTCAGGGTCTATGATTTTTGTGGCCAGTCCAAGCTGGCAGGCTCACCATGCGCCTGAACTCTGTTTCTTAGCCAGCGGCTTCAAAATAGACGACATGCAGAAGCGAACGCTGACGAGCCAAGTGACCGGACGCTGGCTTTCACTTGATCAGGGCCAACGTCAAGCAGCCTACTGGTTCCAGTCTTCGCAGCGGACAACCGATCACTATCTCGATCGCGTCTGGAGTGAAATGATTCGCAAAGAACCCCATTGGACAATGGTTTCTATCCTCTTTGATCAGTCAGTGTCCGCTGATGATGCAGCGGTGCAAGCGGTGTTAGCAGATGTGCATGATGCAATCTCAACCGCCATGACTTAA
- a CDS encoding DUF2949 domain-containing protein gives MSPQLTAHLTEFLQKDLSVSQEAISLVLRQEISSLNHLPVILWKFGLVSLPQVNRIFEWIEAYPAV, from the coding sequence ATGTCACCACAACTCACCGCTCATCTGACTGAATTCTTGCAAAAAGACTTGAGCGTTTCGCAAGAAGCCATTTCTCTTGTGTTACGGCAGGAGATCTCAAGCCTCAATCATCTCCCTGTGATTCTTTGGAAGTTTGGACTGGTCTCTCTGCCACAAGTCAACAGAATTTTTGAATGGATAGAAGCTTATCCTGCTGTCTAG
- a CDS encoding energy-coupling factor transporter transmembrane component T family protein yields the protein MAVTRLQTVTRESAFTRLDFRAKLVIVALITVIAFLWESPIAGGLLTLAVIVSSLLVGVKRSYLTTLLKVMIPLYFFLLLSMGFFNVAQVKALTNKEVLTPLLTLPVNWLWVGGAQLSVEGTLYGLNIVFKTLTMILVIPLAMLTTDINNMIVALVQTKVPYKIVFVFSSTLRFFPLLFEELQSIVEAQRLRGLALEQMNPLQKVQVYGGVAVPLILGAMMKSQKLEVVLQSKAFSGSADRTYLHESVLGKADWVAISSFVGVFAIALLLYISLGVGKFAWLIYS from the coding sequence ATGGCCGTCACTCGACTGCAAACCGTCACTCGTGAATCAGCGTTCACTCGTTTAGACTTCCGCGCCAAGCTTGTGATCGTCGCTCTCATCACCGTGATTGCCTTCCTGTGGGAAAGCCCGATTGCAGGGGGGCTGCTGACGCTTGCGGTCATCGTGTCTAGCCTACTGGTGGGCGTGAAGCGCAGCTATCTGACAACTTTGCTCAAGGTGATGATTCCGCTCTATTTTTTTTTGCTGTTGAGTATGGGATTCTTCAACGTTGCCCAGGTCAAGGCACTCACTAATAAAGAGGTGCTGACGCCGTTGCTAACCCTGCCTGTTAATTGGCTTTGGGTTGGGGGTGCTCAACTGTCAGTGGAGGGGACGCTTTACGGGTTGAATATTGTTTTCAAAACGCTGACGATGATTTTGGTCATTCCGCTGGCGATGCTGACGACGGATATCAACAATATGATCGTGGCGCTGGTGCAGACGAAGGTGCCTTACAAGATTGTGTTTGTCTTTTCTTCAACGCTGCGTTTTTTCCCGCTGTTGTTTGAAGAACTGCAGAGCATTGTGGAGGCGCAGCGCCTGCGAGGACTGGCATTGGAGCAAATGAATCCGCTGCAGAAGGTGCAGGTTTATGGTGGGGTGGCGGTACCGCTGATTCTAGGAGCGATGATGAAGTCGCAAAAGCTAGAGGTGGTGCTCCAGTCTAAGGCATTTTCAGGAAGCGCAGACCGGACCTATCTGCATGAGTCGGTGTTAGGGAAAGCTGATTGGGTTGCGATCTCATCTTTTGTCGGAGTATTTGCGATCGCACTTCTCTTGTACATTAGTCTTGGAGTCGGTAAGTTTGCTTGGCTCATTTATTCTTAG
- a CDS encoding Uma2 family endonuclease: MIQTATGKVRWTSADVELLAADEWKRYEIIDGELFVTRAPHAGHQNSLGRIYAKLLSWSNETALGIPLITPGVIFSDADNVIPDLVWVSSERLEEIMDDEGHLTDAPELIIEVLSAGNTNERRDREAKLKLYSLKGVQEYWIVDWRLKQLEVYRREGAQLLLMATLLASDQIDSPLLPGFCCRLACFF, from the coding sequence ATGATTCAGACCGCCACAGGTAAAGTACGCTGGACAAGCGCCGATGTAGAGTTGTTAGCGGCTGATGAGTGGAAGCGCTATGAAATTATTGATGGAGAGCTTTTTGTGACCCGTGCGCCTCACGCCGGGCATCAAAATTCCCTTGGGCGAATTTATGCCAAGTTGTTGAGCTGGTCGAATGAGACAGCGTTGGGGATACCCCTGATTACGCCGGGAGTTATTTTCTCTGATGCCGATAACGTCATTCCAGATTTAGTTTGGGTCAGCAGTGAGCGTTTAGAAGAAATTATGGATGATGAAGGTCATCTCACTGATGCACCTGAACTCATAATCGAAGTGCTTTCGGCGGGCAACACCAATGAACGTCGAGACCGAGAAGCGAAGTTGAAACTTTATTCTCTTAAGGGCGTTCAAGAATACTGGATTGTTGACTGGCGACTAAAGCAACTGGAAGTTTATCGGCGGGAAGGTGCTCAACTTCTCCTGATGGCAACACTCTTAGCTTCTGATCAAATTGACTCACCACTTTTGCCAGGATTCTGCTGTCGACTGGCCTGTTTCTTTTGA